One genomic window of Leptospira paudalimensis includes the following:
- a CDS encoding M23 family metallopeptidase, producing the protein MRFGLFSIVVLLPLGLLFANEPLSYCSMNRVCVDFEPNRSGVDVYFQNKIATNVTETSISVNALYKNMKSSVPLPLVTILKGKKRVKLFHLKTINRRKKISYKIHYKWILGNFHVTHNSSYIYELPFDSKLKVRVFQAYHGKKSHSGDNRYSIDFGLKEDDMVMAARPGTVIDTEEKNNEGGFDPKYKQSANFVKILHDDGTIAEYAHLRYMGVVVKRGQHVDIGTFLGYAGSTGYSEGPHLHFEVYQPTNTLRKKTIPTKFKTQISDGEILSEGSLVWRRESGTPLEKKLVDPEGIYLCENSEVIEDSLCNQNVFSKLKPILITLPILRPDLYTFQLYLRKKDSNIVYEYTWDSKKEEWWTSFMIPIQEFQEPLDGEWNLTVSVNHITQKKMEFQVTSLK; encoded by the coding sequence ATGAGATTCGGCTTATTTTCGATAGTGGTTTTGTTACCCTTAGGATTGTTATTTGCCAATGAACCACTTTCCTATTGTTCTATGAATCGAGTATGTGTAGACTTTGAGCCGAATCGAAGTGGTGTTGATGTTTATTTTCAAAATAAGATTGCAACTAACGTTACCGAAACATCAATCTCTGTGAATGCTTTATACAAAAATATGAAAAGTTCAGTCCCTTTGCCTCTGGTCACAATTTTGAAAGGGAAAAAGAGAGTTAAATTATTCCATTTAAAAACGATTAATCGGCGAAAAAAGATTTCCTATAAAATACATTATAAGTGGATTTTGGGAAATTTTCATGTAACACATAATTCAAGTTATATTTATGAACTCCCTTTTGACTCAAAACTAAAGGTTCGAGTTTTCCAAGCCTATCATGGGAAAAAAAGCCATTCGGGAGATAATCGGTATTCTATTGATTTTGGACTAAAAGAAGATGATATGGTTATGGCTGCAAGACCTGGAACGGTAATTGATACCGAAGAAAAAAATAATGAAGGTGGATTTGATCCAAAATACAAACAATCTGCAAATTTTGTAAAGATTCTTCATGATGACGGAACCATTGCCGAGTATGCCCATTTACGATATATGGGTGTGGTTGTCAAACGAGGACAACATGTGGATATAGGAACTTTCCTTGGTTATGCGGGGAGTACAGGATACAGTGAAGGACCACACCTTCATTTTGAAGTATACCAACCAACAAATACATTGAGAAAAAAGACAATCCCAACAAAATTTAAAACCCAGATATCAGATGGAGAAATCCTTTCGGAGGGATCTCTTGTTTGGCGACGGGAATCTGGTACCCCACTTGAAAAGAAGTTAGTTGACCCAGAAGGGATTTATTTATGTGAAAATTCAGAGGTAATCGAAGATAGTCTTTGTAACCAAAACGTATTTTCGAAACTGAAACCTATCTTGATAACACTCCCAATTTTAAGACCCGATCTTTATACTTTTCAATTGTATTTGCGTAAAAAAGATAGTAACATAGTTTACGAATATACTTGGGATTCTAAAAAAGAAGAATGGTGGACCTCATTCATGATTCCCATCCAAGAGTTTCAGGAACCTTTAGATGGTGAATGGAACCTCACTGTATCGGTAAACCATATTACCCAAAAGAAAATGGAATTTCAGGTAACGAGTTTAAAGTGA
- a CDS encoding DegT/DnrJ/EryC1/StrS family aminotransferase: MSTETIQRPIRKEKNIEFFKPTLSREDLKGVLECLVEEHLSTGEIVERFEKTFCHTFKIKYAISSNSLTSAYHLALLGLGVKAGDSVLLSSYAPISALDAIFLIQAKPVILDLKRNSFHPCPEEFLRKKNESGAKFALFDHSFGSLIRITDYSIEGLEVIEDFTEAIGATSETITVGKQTKIAICGLSAENIITTGNGAMIITAESQLANVVKSYKSGSSAKRNFGEPKYDYNLVDYQAALGIEQLSKLGVILERKKKIASAYLQAVQNSRLETFFQNPNEDTFQRFPIVVSGQNYEEIQRYFKSIHIGTQRTVEEPLHRVLEENHLEYPNAERLFQRGHCIPIYPNLTKDNVQRIATAIRRIY, encoded by the coding sequence ATGAGCACCGAAACAATACAAAGACCGATTCGAAAAGAAAAAAACATCGAATTCTTCAAACCTACCCTTTCGAGAGAAGATCTGAAAGGTGTTTTAGAATGTCTCGTGGAAGAACATCTTTCCACTGGTGAAATTGTAGAACGTTTTGAAAAAACATTTTGCCATACATTCAAAATCAAATACGCCATTTCCTCCAATTCCTTAACTTCTGCTTATCATCTCGCTTTACTTGGGTTAGGTGTAAAAGCGGGTGATTCTGTTTTGTTATCAAGTTATGCACCAATTTCTGCTTTGGATGCGATTTTTTTAATCCAAGCAAAACCGGTGATTTTGGATTTAAAACGAAATTCATTTCACCCATGCCCAGAAGAATTTTTACGCAAAAAAAATGAATCGGGTGCAAAGTTTGCTTTGTTCGATCATAGTTTTGGTTCCCTTATCCGAATCACTGATTATTCCATCGAAGGGTTGGAAGTGATTGAAGACTTCACCGAAGCGATTGGTGCAACTTCCGAAACCATCACTGTTGGAAAACAAACCAAAATCGCAATCTGCGGACTCAGTGCTGAGAATATCATCACAACAGGTAATGGTGCGATGATCATTACAGCAGAGAGTCAATTAGCGAATGTTGTGAAATCTTATAAGTCTGGATCATCCGCCAAACGTAACTTTGGTGAACCAAAATATGATTATAATTTGGTGGATTACCAAGCTGCACTTGGAATCGAACAATTGTCAAAACTTGGTGTGATTTTAGAACGTAAGAAAAAAATTGCTTCCGCGTACTTGCAAGCTGTACAGAACTCAAGACTCGAAACTTTTTTCCAAAATCCAAACGAAGATACATTCCAAAGGTTTCCAATTGTTGTCTCTGGCCAAAATTATGAAGAAATCCAAAGATACTTCAAATCAATTCATATTGGAACTCAAAGGACAGTAGAAGAACCGCTTCACCGTGTATTGGAAGAGAACCACTTAGAATACCCAAATGCTGAAAGGTTATTCCAAAGAGGGCATTGTATCCCGATTTATCCTAACCTAACAAAAGATAATGTGCAAAGGATTGCAACCGCCATCCGACGTATCTATTGA
- a CDS encoding M23 family metallopeptidase encodes MEPHCIGKPYYPKENGISGNEFKVKKLILLFCLITMPIVSAPEMIGEESCIVENTCTILVPTEYGYELYLKNKDPNLSAIKSVTINISLKNMSSDQVFPKFFVLRGADPIFVTNLKIEDVTKSFFYSYSITVNVGDWDAKHDDAYSYSLPFPSGIRARIGQGYNGGFTHSGNLKYSLDFSLPIGTPIHAARKGIVVSLVKKYSEGGVRKDLLSKANYVMIQHDDGTIGNYAHLKKDGVIVNVGDQVDEGQLIGYSGNTGYSQGPHLHFEVHKPTKDSQIITLPTSFRTQYNDHETLSPYYLYWKPRQGIDPPKTDLLEEDILLCKSNGKELLTQCNDTNFRLGDRYALQLEFLKPTRNQIEFLLTIEGDKVEPYYLKWFSQNEGAVEFRYFEIPRHPNFIGKWKMVVKVNGVEKKVFFFQVSA; translated from the coding sequence ATGGAACCTCACTGTATCGGTAAACCATATTACCCAAAAGAAAATGGAATTTCAGGTAACGAGTTTAAAGTGAAAAAGTTAATATTATTATTTTGTTTGATTACAATGCCAATTGTTTCTGCGCCTGAAATGATTGGAGAAGAATCTTGTATCGTTGAAAATACATGTACAATCCTTGTTCCAACTGAATATGGTTATGAACTGTATTTAAAAAATAAAGATCCGAACCTTTCCGCAATAAAGTCAGTCACAATCAATATTTCTCTCAAAAATATGAGTTCGGATCAAGTGTTCCCCAAATTTTTTGTCCTTAGAGGTGCAGATCCAATTTTTGTGACAAACCTAAAGATCGAAGATGTAACAAAGTCTTTCTTTTATTCCTATTCTATCACGGTGAATGTGGGAGATTGGGATGCCAAACATGATGATGCATATTCTTATTCTTTGCCATTTCCAAGTGGAATTCGTGCAAGAATTGGACAAGGATACAACGGAGGATTCACTCATTCGGGTAATTTAAAGTATTCATTAGATTTTTCTTTGCCCATTGGCACTCCAATTCATGCAGCAAGAAAAGGTATTGTTGTATCTCTTGTGAAAAAATATTCAGAAGGAGGAGTTAGAAAAGATTTATTGTCAAAAGCAAATTATGTAATGATCCAACATGATGATGGGACCATCGGTAACTATGCTCATTTAAAGAAAGACGGAGTGATTGTAAATGTTGGAGACCAAGTGGATGAAGGACAATTGATTGGTTATTCGGGTAATACTGGTTATTCGCAAGGACCTCATTTGCATTTTGAAGTTCATAAACCAACAAAAGATTCTCAAATTATAACACTCCCCACCTCTTTTCGAACCCAATATAACGATCACGAAACATTATCTCCGTATTATCTGTATTGGAAACCTAGACAAGGGATTGACCCACCAAAAACGGATTTATTGGAAGAAGATATCTTGTTATGTAAATCTAACGGAAAAGAATTGTTAACTCAATGTAATGATACGAATTTCCGGTTGGGTGACCGTTATGCATTACAATTGGAATTTTTAAAACCAACTCGAAATCAAATAGAATTTTTACTGACAATCGAAGGTGATAAAGTCGAACCATATTATTTGAAATGGTTCTCACAGAATGAAGGCGCGGTTGAATTTCGTTATTTCGAAATCCCAAGGCACCCAAATTTTATTGGAAAATGGAAGATGGTTGTGAAAGTAAATGGTGTCGAAAAAAAAGTATTTTTCTTTCAAGTTAGTGCGTAA
- a CDS encoding phospholipase C/P1 nuclease family protein, which translates to MKKQIIYSILILFSIPCFAWNNHAGITYLILKDHWKNQNVPNVKVESLKTFLTKEKDSIQETLSLSEDWAINRLPHLSKTKDELKFSPNTKDADIVTKFYHALRVNPKHKATLYIQSVPRKNGKNLPLSELTTLNEKGKLVNETFLSLKEGQMIGADEVIVSATDEPDYDLDLYLFEDNVSDVGKLYGFGYQPFGNPAVEFSSQAPFHMGFFYEPKIIFTLAGFLKRTYPELRIHQFTELSKLAFRKGHPYWGYRFAGWALHYIQDLTQPYHSSVLPRVSASKQIGVQLVSIVGYQTPKDNMIQFVSGRHTLIEEYQYYLIKNVISSKNWKHPVVTSIMNFGPNDLTEWKSLDDLRVNVCKEAYDAGEPTDEQLENLNIPKYETLYDENHPIHTILATLLRNTSKHTRAYLDSLNVKR; encoded by the coding sequence ATGAAAAAACAAATCATCTACAGTATTCTTATATTATTTTCCATTCCATGTTTTGCTTGGAATAATCATGCAGGTATTACCTATCTTATATTAAAAGACCATTGGAAAAATCAAAACGTTCCCAATGTCAAAGTGGAATCCTTAAAAACATTTTTAACTAAAGAAAAAGATTCAATCCAAGAAACATTATCTCTTTCAGAGGATTGGGCAATCAATCGTTTACCTCATTTATCCAAAACAAAGGATGAATTGAAGTTTTCGCCTAATACAAAAGATGCGGATATTGTTACCAAATTTTACCATGCACTTCGTGTGAATCCCAAACATAAAGCAACATTGTACATCCAATCGGTTCCAAGAAAAAACGGGAAAAATCTACCACTTTCCGAACTCACAACACTAAATGAAAAGGGTAAACTCGTAAACGAAACGTTTCTCTCCCTCAAAGAAGGACAGATGATTGGTGCAGATGAAGTCATTGTTTCTGCAACTGATGAACCTGATTATGATTTAGACTTGTACCTTTTCGAAGATAATGTAAGTGATGTAGGTAAGTTATATGGTTTTGGTTACCAACCTTTTGGAAATCCTGCAGTTGAGTTTTCTTCCCAAGCACCATTCCATATGGGTTTCTTTTACGAACCAAAAATCATTTTTACCTTAGCTGGATTCTTAAAACGTACGTATCCAGAACTTAGAATCCATCAATTTACGGAATTATCAAAATTAGCCTTTAGAAAAGGACATCCTTATTGGGGTTATCGATTTGCAGGTTGGGCATTACATTACATCCAAGATCTAACACAACCTTATCACTCATCTGTCTTGCCAAGAGTGAGTGCTTCCAAACAAATTGGAGTACAATTGGTTTCAATTGTTGGTTACCAAACTCCGAAAGACAATATGATTCAATTTGTATCTGGTCGACACACTTTGATTGAAGAATACCAATACTATCTCATTAAAAATGTAATCTCTTCCAAAAACTGGAAACATCCAGTTGTAACTTCGATTATGAATTTTGGTCCGAATGATTTAACAGAATGGAAAAGTTTAGATGATCTCCGTGTGAATGTTTGTAAAGAAGCTTATGATGCAGGGGAACCAACAGACGAACAATTGGAAAACCTAAACATACCAAAGTATGAAACTTTATATGATGAAAACCATCCTATTCATACAATCTTAGCAACTCTTTTGAGAAATACATCCAAACACACAAGAGCCTATTTGGATTCACTTAATGTGAAACGTTAA
- a CDS encoding valine--pyruvate transaminase codes for MTETMDQIYSLWADRLRKNQGIRSLMEDLGKATGHPNEILLGGGNPAHIREAEAIFEETFSKLARDPILRSLLGDYQAPIGNDSFRELAADYLSPLLQSKFKKENIAFFNGSQNAYSFLLNLHSGPMADGSFKKILLPVVPEYIGYADQSIADNVFLAKPPNVVVTGKNRFRYELNQSTFDLTDVGVLAISRPTNPTGNVLSLEHLEWMEKSTTKQNIPILIDLAYGNPFPNLIGREPAIQYKEGRTLSLSFSKIGLPGVRFGIVVSDVETIDTLSSFAAVSNLAVGNLGVFMMQILFQENVLPKLSENILRPFYEAKAKLALNLFTEAFEKMGVEYEIHEPMGGFFLWIRFPSLSISNHELYHLCKDKRLFIVSGHYFFPGLNTDFSHKKECIRLTYCRKEEELARGARILAEIVVSHQAKSK; via the coding sequence ATGACCGAAACCATGGACCAAATTTACTCTTTATGGGCCGATCGACTGCGAAAGAACCAAGGGATTCGATCACTTATGGAAGACTTAGGCAAGGCCACTGGCCACCCAAATGAAATCCTACTGGGTGGAGGTAACCCCGCTCATATCAGAGAAGCCGAGGCGATTTTTGAAGAAACGTTTAGCAAATTGGCAAGAGACCCCATCCTTCGCTCTCTACTGGGAGATTACCAAGCACCGATTGGAAATGACTCCTTTCGTGAATTGGCTGCTGACTATTTGTCTCCCCTCCTCCAATCAAAATTCAAAAAAGAGAACATTGCATTTTTTAATGGAAGCCAAAATGCCTATTCCTTCCTTCTAAACCTCCATTCAGGTCCTATGGCAGATGGGAGTTTTAAAAAAATACTTTTGCCGGTTGTTCCAGAATACATTGGTTATGCGGACCAATCCATTGCAGATAATGTTTTTTTAGCAAAACCACCAAACGTAGTAGTGACTGGGAAAAACCGTTTTCGTTATGAGTTAAACCAATCTACTTTTGATTTAACCGATGTAGGTGTTTTAGCAATTTCCAGGCCAACCAATCCAACTGGAAATGTCCTTTCTCTGGAACATTTGGAGTGGATGGAAAAAAGTACCACAAAACAAAACATTCCCATCCTCATCGACCTTGCTTATGGAAATCCATTTCCAAATTTAATCGGAAGGGAACCAGCGATCCAATACAAAGAAGGACGAACCTTATCCCTTAGTTTTTCCAAAATCGGATTACCTGGAGTCAGATTTGGAATCGTAGTCTCAGATGTAGAGACAATTGATACCCTCTCCTCATTCGCCGCTGTCTCAAACCTTGCGGTTGGAAATTTGGGAGTGTTTATGATGCAGATCCTTTTCCAAGAAAATGTATTACCCAAGTTATCTGAAAACATCTTACGTCCGTTTTATGAAGCAAAAGCTAAACTTGCACTCAACTTGTTCACAGAGGCATTTGAAAAAATGGGAGTTGAGTATGAAATCCATGAACCAATGGGAGGTTTTTTCCTCTGGATTCGATTTCCATCACTCTCCATATCCAATCATGAATTGTATCACCTTTGTAAAGATAAACGGCTCTTCATTGTTTCAGGACATTATTTCTTTCCTGGATTAAACACTGATTTTTCGCATAAGAAAGAATGCATACGTTTGACATATTGCCGTAAGGAAGAAGAATTAGCCAGGGGAGCCCGAATCCTTGCAGAAATTGTGGTCTCTCACCAGGCGAAATCCAAATGA
- a CDS encoding glutathione S-transferase N-terminal domain-containing protein, with product MSAKLYTFPISHFSEKARWGLDLANYPYLLNPLVPGQHIQTLKPLVNDLYVPVLETDSGIVQGSGHILDLVEEKAFGSKSSEEEKQMEESIDTKIGKSLQTLLYHFILDYPEIVGKLFLLKPAQLSDTVPPPEHFELIALSLKRRYKITPKNIDAVKLALDECAKELIGVYKTKKFFNGKSFGRVDLTIASLMGMLVEPKESPAYPWFTSVTMPDAYIQWKKDLGYDFLFDKIKEFYKDFRIQSK from the coding sequence ATGAGTGCAAAGCTTTATACGTTTCCGATCTCTCACTTCTCCGAAAAAGCAAGATGGGGTCTCGACTTAGCAAACTATCCCTATTTGTTAAACCCATTAGTTCCTGGACAACACATCCAAACCTTAAAACCACTTGTGAATGATTTGTATGTTCCCGTTTTAGAAACTGATTCTGGTATTGTCCAAGGTTCGGGACATATTTTAGATCTAGTCGAAGAAAAAGCCTTTGGCTCCAAATCATCTGAAGAAGAAAAACAGATGGAAGAATCAATCGATACAAAAATTGGAAAAAGCCTTCAGACTCTCTTATACCATTTTATCCTAGATTATCCAGAAATTGTTGGGAAACTTTTTTTACTCAAACCAGCACAACTTTCTGATACTGTCCCACCACCCGAACATTTTGAATTGATTGCATTATCACTGAAACGCAGATATAAAATTACTCCTAAAAATATTGATGCCGTAAAACTTGCCTTAGATGAATGTGCGAAAGAACTCATCGGAGTTTATAAAACAAAAAAGTTTTTTAATGGAAAATCATTTGGCAGAGTTGACTTAACAATTGCTAGTTTAATGGGAATGCTCGTGGAGCCGAAAGAATCCCCTGCTTATCCATGGTTTACTTCAGTTACAATGCCAGATGCGTACATACAGTGGAAAAAAGACCTTGGATATGATTTTTTGTTTGATAAGATTAAGGAATTTTACAAAGACTTTCGGATCCAGTCCAAATAA
- a CDS encoding NADase-type glycan-binding domain-containing protein: protein MNLRNFKSTLLILSICLPLFSESLNPPVITSTSQLQPKTKKYIPVFAMDGKLKTSWVEGAEGEGLGESLQFKYKTPINFRSLSIYNGFGDPKLWAANNRIKKLKVTTESGIEEVVTLKDSLSRQVVEFKNEIRAKEISLTIQEVYKGTNAENTAIAEVMFDSEQAGSALVPPKNTWAIGKWKTKSNIARIQLHNDGTCEMGYETAKMLCTWTEKGDKVIVSLEATLPLTNTDILEIKRRGNATDPVIEINGKHEFVLNRDEV, encoded by the coding sequence ATGAATCTTCGCAATTTCAAATCCACATTACTCATCCTAAGCATTTGTCTCCCACTATTTTCCGAATCATTAAATCCACCTGTTATCACATCCACAAGCCAACTCCAACCCAAAACCAAAAAGTACATCCCGGTCTTTGCCATGGATGGAAAACTAAAAACAAGTTGGGTAGAAGGAGCAGAAGGAGAGGGATTAGGTGAATCCCTCCAATTCAAATACAAAACTCCAATCAATTTCAGATCACTTTCCATTTATAATGGGTTTGGTGATCCGAAACTATGGGCTGCCAACAACCGAATCAAAAAATTAAAAGTTACGACGGAAAGTGGAATCGAAGAAGTGGTCACCTTAAAAGATTCACTCTCAAGACAAGTGGTAGAATTCAAAAACGAGATTCGAGCCAAAGAAATTTCCTTAACGATCCAAGAAGTATACAAAGGAACCAACGCAGAAAACACAGCCATTGCAGAAGTGATGTTTGATTCAGAACAAGCTGGATCAGCATTAGTGCCACCTAAGAATACATGGGCAATTGGAAAATGGAAAACGAAATCCAACATAGCAAGAATCCAACTTCATAATGATGGAACTTGTGAAATGGGATATGAAACTGCAAAAATGTTATGTACTTGGACAGAAAAAGGTGACAAAGTCATTGTTAGCCTAGAAGCAACTTTACCTCTAACCAATACTGATATTTTGGAAATCAAACGTAGAGGGAATGCCACTGACCCAGTAATTGAAATCAATGGTAAACATGAATTTGTTCTCAACAGAGATGAAGTTTAA
- the cutA gene encoding divalent-cation tolerance protein CutA — translation MEIEIEYVTVYTTFPSKVEAKETAKILVTEKLAACANLIDQMESIYVWNEQLEESTEVVCLLKTTMEKSEPLMQRIRELHSYETPCIVGWPILKGNPNYLDWIRKSL, via the coding sequence ATGGAAATTGAAATTGAATATGTAACAGTTTATACCACTTTTCCCTCTAAAGTGGAAGCAAAAGAGACGGCAAAGATTCTTGTAACTGAAAAACTAGCAGCATGCGCAAATCTCATTGATCAAATGGAATCGATTTATGTCTGGAATGAACAACTAGAGGAATCAACAGAAGTAGTCTGTTTATTGAAAACAACTATGGAAAAATCAGAACCACTGATGCAGAGGATAAGAGAATTACATTCTTATGAAACACCCTGCATTGTTGGTTGGCCGATTCTAAAAGGGAATCCAAATTATTTGGACTGGATCCGAAAGTCTTTGTAA
- a CDS encoding arginine/lysine/ornithine decarboxylase yields MYQNGIVQFPIIIIDEDFRSENASGLGIRAIAKALEGEGIEVLGVTSYGDLTSFVQQQSRACGFILSIDDEEFTPETEGEVPDALRQLKDFVTQVRHRNADIPLFLYGETRTSRHIPNSILKELHGFIHMFEDTPEFMARAIHREVKSYLDSLPPPFFRALTQYAHDGSYSWHCPGHSGGVAFLKSPVGQMFHQFFGENMLRADVCNAVDELGQLLDHTGPISASERNAARIFQCDSLYFVTNGTSTSNKIVWHSTVAPGDVVIVDRNCHKSILHAITMTGAIPVFLMPTRNHFGIIGPIPKSEFTWENIKKKIAEHPFAKHVKGNPRILTITQSTYDGILYNVEDIKSELDGKISTLHFDEAWLPHAAFHRFYTGMHAIGSDRPRPKESMIFATQSTHKLLAGLSQASQILVQNSEKETLDRNLFNEAFLMHTSTSPQYAIIASCDVAAAMMESPGGNALVEESIEEALDFRRAMRKVDLELEEDWWFSVWGPEALAEEGAGERDEWILKANDRWHGFGDIAEGFNMLDPIKATVITPGMSVEGEFADWGIPALILTKYLAEHGIIVEKTGLYSFFIMFTIGITKGRWNTMVTELQQFKDDYDTNQPLWRVMPKFTAAHPKYDRIGLRDLCQSMHEVYRANNISHLTTEMYLSPMIPAMKPSEAFAKMAHRDIERVPIDELEGRITSVLLTPYPPGIPLLIPGEKFNSTIIRYLQFAREFNTKFPGFETDIHGLVEEKSESGILTYFVDCVIES; encoded by the coding sequence ATGTATCAAAACGGTATCGTACAATTTCCTATCATCATCATTGATGAAGATTTTCGTTCCGAAAATGCCAGTGGTCTTGGCATTCGAGCTATTGCAAAGGCCTTAGAAGGCGAAGGAATCGAAGTTTTGGGTGTGACCAGTTATGGAGATCTCACGAGTTTTGTACAACAACAAAGCCGGGCTTGTGGATTCATTCTCTCCATTGATGATGAAGAGTTCACACCTGAGACAGAAGGTGAGGTGCCAGACGCTCTTCGCCAACTCAAAGACTTTGTGACCCAAGTGCGTCATAGAAACGCAGATATCCCTCTCTTTTTATACGGAGAAACAAGAACAAGCCGCCATATTCCAAACAGCATCTTAAAAGAACTCCACGGCTTCATTCATATGTTTGAAGACACACCTGAGTTTATGGCAAGGGCTATCCACAGAGAAGTAAAATCGTATTTAGATAGTTTACCTCCTCCGTTTTTCCGAGCACTCACTCAATATGCACATGATGGAAGTTATAGTTGGCACTGCCCTGGTCACTCAGGTGGTGTTGCTTTTTTAAAAAGCCCAGTGGGTCAAATGTTCCATCAGTTTTTTGGTGAGAACATGTTACGAGCTGACGTATGTAATGCGGTAGATGAACTCGGACAACTTTTGGATCACACGGGTCCCATTTCTGCCAGTGAACGAAATGCTGCACGGATTTTCCAATGTGATAGTTTGTATTTTGTAACAAACGGAACATCCACTTCCAATAAAATTGTTTGGCATAGTACCGTTGCTCCTGGTGACGTTGTGATTGTTGACCGTAACTGCCACAAAAGTATTTTACATGCGATCACCATGACAGGTGCCATCCCAGTTTTCCTGATGCCAACAAGAAACCATTTTGGTATCATTGGCCCTATTCCCAAATCCGAATTCACTTGGGAAAACATCAAAAAGAAGATCGCTGAACACCCGTTTGCAAAACATGTAAAAGGGAACCCAAGAATTTTAACCATCACACAAAGTACTTATGATGGAATTCTGTATAACGTAGAAGACATCAAGTCTGAGTTAGACGGTAAAATTTCAACTCTTCATTTTGATGAAGCATGGTTACCTCATGCTGCGTTCCATCGTTTTTATACAGGGATGCATGCCATAGGATCTGACAGACCACGTCCGAAAGAAAGTATGATCTTTGCAACACAATCCACTCATAAATTGCTCGCGGGACTCTCACAAGCAAGCCAGATCCTTGTCCAAAACAGTGAAAAGGAAACCTTAGATCGAAATTTATTCAATGAAGCATTTTTAATGCATACAAGTACAAGTCCACAGTATGCGATCATTGCATCCTGCGACGTTGCCGCGGCGATGATGGAATCTCCCGGCGGAAATGCACTTGTGGAAGAATCCATCGAAGAGGCGTTAGACTTCAGACGTGCAATGCGCAAAGTGGATTTGGAACTAGAAGAAGATTGGTGGTTTAGCGTTTGGGGACCTGAAGCCCTTGCCGAAGAAGGTGCAGGCGAACGAGACGAATGGATCCTCAAGGCAAATGACCGTTGGCATGGGTTTGGTGATATTGCAGAAGGATTTAATATGCTCGATCCGATCAAAGCAACTGTCATCACACCAGGTATGAGTGTAGAAGGTGAATTTGCTGATTGGGGAATCCCTGCTCTCATTCTCACCAAGTACCTCGCCGAACACGGGATCATCGTCGAAAAAACAGGCCTTTATAGTTTTTTTATTATGTTTACAATCGGTATCACAAAAGGCCGTTGGAATACAATGGTCACCGAATTACAACAGTTCAAAGATGATTATGATACCAACCAACCATTGTGGAGAGTGATGCCAAAATTTACGGCAGCACATCCAAAATACGATCGGATTGGGTTACGTGACCTATGCCAATCCATGCACGAAGTATACAGAGCCAATAACATCTCTCACCTAACAACAGAGATGTATTTGAGTCCGATGATCCCAGCGATGAAACCATCAGAAGCATTTGCAAAAATGGCCCACCGCGACATCGAACGAGTTCCGATTGATGAATTGGAAGGAAGGATCACTTCAGTGTTACTCACACCGTACCCACCAGGGATTCCACTCCTCATCCCAGGAGAAAAATTTAACTCAACGATCATTCGTTACTTACAATTTGCTCGTGAGTTTAATACAAAATTCCCTGGGTTCGAAACAGACATCCATGGCCTTGTTGAAGAAAAATCAGAATCAGGAATTTTGACATACTTCGTTGACTGTGTGATCGAATCTTAA
- a CDS encoding DUF2237 family protein, with protein MKMDESLNVLGGPLLPCSTDPLTGFFRDGCCNTSDEDFGSHTVCVLATEDFLISQKESGNDLITPWPEYAFPGVKPGERWCLCASRWLEAYRNGVAPKVFLESTHKRALEIIPLELLERFAVEPID; from the coding sequence ATCAAAATGGATGAATCTCTCAATGTACTCGGCGGACCTCTTTTACCATGTTCTACAGATCCTTTGACTGGATTTTTTAGGGATGGGTGTTGTAATACTTCCGATGAGGACTTTGGTTCTCATACCGTTTGTGTATTGGCAACGGAAGACTTTTTAATTTCTCAAAAAGAATCTGGAAATGATCTCATCACTCCCTGGCCTGAATACGCATTCCCTGGTGTGAAACCCGGGGAAAGGTGGTGTTTATGTGCCTCTAGGTGGCTCGAGGCATATCGAAACGGAGTAGCTCCTAAGGTTTTTTTAGAATCAACCCACAAACGAGCATTAGAAATCATTCCTTTGGAACTTCTGGAAAGATTTGCTGTGGAACCTATCGATTAA